The following DNA comes from Candidatus Atribacteria bacterium ADurb.Bin276.
TCAAAAGATAACTCCTCCGCTAACTCATAATCAATGCCAGCAAAGCCTTTTGAGCATGGAGTCGATTTTCGGCTTCATCAATAACTACTGAACGTGGGCCGTCCATAACCTCATCGGTAATTTCCAGATTTCGGTGAGCCGGCATGCAATGGAGAACAATCGCATTGGATCGAGCTTTATCAAGGATATTTTGGTTAACCTGAAGTTTTTGGAAATGACGAATCCTTTCCTCCATTTCACTTTCTTTTCCCATGCTTGCCCAGACATCGGTATAGATAACATCGGCGTCCTGAGCGGCCATCTCCGGATCGGCTTCATAAATTATAGTTGCTCCTGAGTTGCTTCCCTTCTCTTGAGCCCAATCCCAAATTTCGGTTTGTGGTTGATAGTTATTGGGAGAACAGATGGTGAGATTGAGCCCCAAGACTCCAGCTGCTACGAGCCAAGAATGACAGACATTGTTTCCATCGCCAAAATAAGATATTTTTTGACCTTTAAGAGTCCCCTTTTTCTCTAAAATGGTCAATATGTCTCCTAAAATTTGACAAGGATGATGAAGGTCAGAAAGTCCATTAATAATCGGGATTTGAGAATACTTTGCCATCTGGATAAGATTATTATGGCTGAAAGTACGAATCATAATCGCATCAACCATACGGTCAAGGACCATGGCTACATCCTTAATTGCTTCCCGTTTCCCCAAGCCCACTTCTTGGGGACCAATATACATAGCTTTCCCACCCAGTTGATGCATTGCCATTTCAAAAGAAACCCGGGTTCGTAGAGATGGTTTTTCAAAAAGCATGGCCAGGGTTTTTCCAGAAAGGATTTCGATTTTCTCTCCTATCATCCAGCGTCTCTTTAAAACGATTGCCGTTTCTAAAAGGTAATAAATTTCATCAGCTGAATAGTCGGATAGACTTAAGAAATCTCTTCCTTTAAATACCCACCTCATAATACCCATCCTTTCTCATTCAATGTAGCGTTTCTGTACATAGGGCGATAAAAATGCCCGCAATACAGTTCCATACCCAGCTTGAAACCGGACTAAATCACCAATCCGATAATCATGCTGACTTTCCTCACAATCTAAAACCAAATAATTGCTGGTTGCTCCAATTATTGTAACATTTCTGTCCTCGAAAAATAACTGTGTATCATCAATGTCTTGGAGACCTACTGCAACTAATGCTCGTTTCCGAGGGTAGTTTTTTTCACTGGACATCTTACCGGGTCGACCAAAAGCATCAAATCCTCGATCTGATGAGTCAGGTTGCTTGTTTTTTATTTCCACAATTTCAGCTTCGATATGGAAAGCTCCCTGTTGTAGCCAATTGAGATTTCTTTTTC
Coding sequences within:
- the argF gene encoding Ornithine carbamoyltransferase, translating into MRWVFKGRDFLSLSDYSADEIYYLLETAIVLKRRWMIGEKIEILSGKTLAMLFEKPSLRTRVSFEMAMHQLGGKAMYIGPQEVGLGKREAIKDVAMVLDRMVDAIMIRTFSHNNLIQMAKYSQIPIINGLSDLHHPCQILGDILTILEKKGTLKGQKISYFGDGNNVCHSWLVAAGVLGLNLTICSPNNYQPQTEIWDWAQEKGSNSGATIIYEADPEMAAQDADVIYTDVWASMGKESEMEERIRHFQKLQVNQNILDKARSNAIVLHCMPAHRNLEITDEVMDGPRSVVIDEAENRLHAQKALLALIMS